In Zunongwangia profunda SM-A87, the following proteins share a genomic window:
- a CDS encoding HAEPLYID family protein, which produces MNNIISKLILPVLLVSTGITAQHHKEHPTDSLPAKVLHAEPLYIDLIRDLGARKGEKEWNIGVGLTDNEKYDEYTALVEYEWAPMDRLGLEIELPFSFYYPGRNNSAPGSNLNSIKMAGQYSFLVSEKHQASMAIGYIQEFTMTQFNNYGRGKLFTGLVYNPFLIAAKRLGSNFHSLIYTGPVFDHHFNNDNIATIWQINSNIHYMIPGTRNFIGVEFNKEIYNNTFDMTIRPQMRVDLSDNLLVGIVTGIPIDKNNERFSSFLRLIYEP; this is translated from the coding sequence ATGAACAATATTATAAGTAAGCTTATACTTCCTGTTTTACTGGTAAGTACAGGGATCACCGCTCAACATCATAAAGAGCATCCAACCGATAGTCTTCCTGCTAAAGTTTTACATGCTGAACCTTTGTATATCGATTTAATTCGGGATCTGGGAGCCAGGAAAGGAGAAAAAGAATGGAATATTGGTGTAGGACTAACCGATAACGAAAAATATGATGAATATACGGCATTGGTAGAGTATGAATGGGCTCCTATGGATCGATTAGGATTAGAAATCGAACTACCATTCTCCTTTTATTATCCGGGCAGAAACAACTCGGCACCCGGGAGCAATCTAAACAGTATAAAAATGGCCGGGCAATACAGCTTTCTGGTTTCAGAAAAGCATCAGGCCTCTATGGCTATTGGATATATTCAGGAATTTACCATGACACAATTTAATAATTATGGGCGTGGAAAACTTTTTACAGGTTTGGTCTATAATCCGTTTTTAATCGCTGCAAAACGTCTTGGTAGTAATTTTCACTCGCTTATTTATACCGGGCCAGTGTTCGACCATCATTTTAATAACGACAATATTGCCACGATCTGGCAAATCAATTCAAATATTCATTACATGATTCCGGGTACTCGTAACTTTATTGGTGTGGAATTTAATAAAGAAATCTACAATAACACCTTCGATATGACGATTAGGCCACAAATGCGCGTAGACCTAAGCGACAATTTACTAGTGGGGATTGTGACCGGAATCCCGATAGATAAAAATAATGAACGGTTTAGTTCATTCTTAAGGCTTATTTACGAACCTTAA
- the thrC gene encoding threonine synthase: protein MKYFSLNNRTHSSSFENAVIRGLAPDKGLYFPEHIQKLPDSFFAALPNMSQTEVAYHAIKQFVGDEIPEKDLKEIIATTLDFEFPVVHVKDNVYTLELFHGPTLAFKDVGARFMAGSLGYFITKNEVGKVTVLVATSGDTGGAVANGFLGVEGIDVVILYPKGKVSKIQEKQLTTLGENVTALEIDGAFDQCQDMVKQAFLDEEIQSKRQLTSANSINVARWLPQMFYYFLAYRQLASEGKDIVFSVPSGNFGNICAGMVAKELGLSIKHFIASNNANRTVTDYLETGNYEPKPSVSTISNAMDIGNPSNFVRILELFQNEYGNVKENLTSFSYNDEETKQAMQSVYKETGYVMDPHGAVGYLGLQEHFKTHPDEVGAFLETAHPCKFRETVQEAIGKEIEIPDAIKEVLKKEKKAISIKDYADLKSFLLSEQGI, encoded by the coding sequence ATGAAATATTTTAGTCTGAATAATCGAACTCATTCTTCTAGTTTCGAGAATGCCGTAATTAGAGGTCTTGCTCCAGATAAAGGATTATATTTTCCAGAACATATCCAAAAATTACCAGATTCTTTTTTTGCGGCACTGCCTAATATGTCACAAACTGAAGTCGCTTATCATGCAATTAAACAATTTGTAGGCGATGAAATTCCAGAAAAGGACCTAAAAGAAATTATCGCTACAACTTTAGATTTTGAATTTCCGGTAGTACATGTGAAGGACAATGTATATACTTTAGAACTTTTTCATGGCCCTACTTTAGCCTTTAAAGATGTAGGCGCTCGTTTTATGGCAGGTAGTTTAGGATATTTTATCACCAAAAACGAGGTAGGAAAAGTAACGGTACTTGTTGCAACTTCGGGAGATACCGGTGGAGCAGTTGCCAATGGATTTTTAGGAGTAGAAGGTATTGATGTAGTCATCCTGTATCCTAAAGGTAAAGTGAGTAAAATTCAGGAGAAACAATTAACCACCCTTGGTGAAAATGTTACGGCTTTAGAAATTGATGGTGCTTTCGACCAGTGTCAGGATATGGTAAAACAGGCCTTTCTAGATGAAGAAATTCAATCCAAGCGACAGTTAACTTCCGCAAACTCGATAAATGTAGCACGTTGGCTTCCGCAGATGTTCTATTATTTTTTAGCTTATCGGCAGTTAGCTTCCGAAGGGAAAGATATTGTGTTTTCTGTGCCGAGTGGTAATTTCGGGAATATTTGTGCGGGGATGGTTGCTAAAGAATTAGGACTTTCCATAAAGCACTTTATTGCTTCTAATAATGCAAACAGAACAGTAACCGATTATTTGGAAACCGGAAATTACGAGCCAAAACCAAGTGTTTCAACCATTTCGAATGCGATGGATATTGGGAATCCCAGCAATTTTGTAAGAATTTTGGAACTTTTTCAAAACGAGTATGGAAATGTAAAAGAAAACCTTACCAGTTTTAGTTACAATGACGAGGAAACTAAACAAGCCATGCAATCGGTTTATAAAGAAACGGGATATGTTATGGATCCTCATGGAGCGGTAGGGTATCTTGGTCTGCAAGAGCATTTTAAGACACATCCAGATGAAGTAGGTGCTTTTTTAGAGACGGCGCATCCCTGTAAATTTAGAGAAACTGTTCAGGAAGCGATTGGTAAAGAAATCGAAATTCCGGATGCTATAAAAGAAGTTTTAAAGAAAGAAAAGAAAGCAATTTCGATTAAGGATTATGCTGATTTAAAATCCTTTCTGTTAAGTGAACAGGGGATTTAA
- a CDS encoding homoserine kinase: MEEIKVFAPATVANLSCGFDVLGCCLDNVGDEMIIKKNDLHKLRITKLEGQDLPLEVDQNVAGVAVKAMLEKLQSNEGFDIEIYKKIKAGSGIGSSAASSAGAVFAVNKLLGAPLKNIELLPFAMEGERLASGNAHADNVAPALLGGFTLVKSYEPLEVLSLPSPEELNVVILHPQIEVKTKDSRAIIKRNISLDKAVSQWGNLGALVSALYTNDYELLGRSLKDEIVEPIRSILIPYFDEIKTISLESGALGFGISGSGPSVYAMCRGEENAEKVKSSIAQFMEKQSITYDLHLSKINPEGVKIL; this comes from the coding sequence ATGGAAGAAATTAAAGTTTTTGCTCCGGCTACGGTAGCTAATCTTTCCTGTGGTTTCGATGTATTGGGCTGTTGCCTGGATAACGTTGGGGACGAGATGATCATTAAAAAAAATGATCTCCATAAACTTAGAATCACTAAGCTGGAAGGGCAGGATCTTCCTTTGGAAGTTGATCAAAACGTAGCGGGTGTAGCGGTTAAAGCCATGCTTGAAAAGCTACAATCGAACGAAGGTTTTGATATCGAAATTTATAAAAAAATAAAAGCAGGAAGCGGAATTGGCAGTAGTGCTGCCAGTTCTGCCGGTGCTGTTTTTGCCGTAAATAAGCTTTTAGGTGCTCCATTGAAAAATATTGAATTGTTACCTTTTGCAATGGAAGGCGAACGATTGGCCAGCGGAAATGCCCATGCCGATAATGTAGCCCCCGCTTTACTTGGTGGGTTTACACTGGTAAAAAGTTATGAGCCGTTAGAAGTGTTATCTTTGCCGTCTCCTGAAGAATTGAATGTGGTGATTCTTCACCCTCAAATAGAGGTGAAAACCAAAGACTCCCGTGCCATTATCAAACGTAATATTAGTTTGGATAAGGCCGTGAGCCAATGGGGAAATTTGGGAGCTTTGGTAAGTGCTTTATATACGAACGATTACGAATTATTAGGTAGAAGCCTTAAAGATGAAATTGTAGAACCTATTCGTTCAATTTTAATCCCGTATTTTGATGAAATTAAAACTATTTCTTTAGAAAGCGGAGCACTGGGCTTTGGGATTTCGGGTTCCGGGCCATCGGTTTATGCCATGTGCCGTGGTGAAGAAAATGCTGAAAAGGTAAAATCCAGTATTGCTCAATTTATGGAAAAACAAAGTATCACTTACGATCTTCATTTATCAAAAATTAACCCTGAAGGAGTTAAAATCTTATAG
- a CDS encoding vWA domain-containing protein, whose product MKKKDKMKEKGFVFKKYEEPNITPFEKLFEIFKELITHTSGDLDEALDWLRQLDEEYQLTTSEYTIDDFIEDLKQKGYIKEELDPDGGEDGDGSGNLKITAKTERAIRQQALDQIFGKMRKGNSGNHRTSHVGRGDEHTGDFRDYQFGDSLDRISMTESLRNAQINHGIGDFNMTHDDLVVEETHYKSQMSTVLMIDLSHSMILYGEDRITPAKKVAMALAELITTRYPKDTLDIIVFGNDAWPVSIADLPYLKVGPYHTNTVDGLKLAMDILRRKRNTNKQIFMITDGKPSCIRERDGSYYKNSMGLDPYIVDKCYNMAQQARKLQIPITTFMIAQDPYLMQFIREFTQANQGKAFYTGLQGLGEMIFEDYETNRKKRIRG is encoded by the coding sequence ATGAAGAAGAAAGATAAAATGAAGGAAAAGGGTTTTGTTTTTAAGAAGTACGAGGAACCTAATATCACCCCTTTTGAAAAGCTCTTCGAAATCTTTAAAGAATTGATCACCCATACTTCTGGTGATTTAGATGAAGCGCTAGACTGGTTACGCCAGTTGGACGAAGAATACCAACTTACGACCAGCGAATATACCATTGACGATTTTATTGAAGACCTGAAACAGAAGGGGTATATTAAAGAAGAATTGGATCCTGATGGTGGTGAAGATGGTGATGGATCGGGAAATTTAAAGATTACCGCCAAAACCGAAAGAGCCATACGGCAACAGGCATTAGATCAGATTTTCGGAAAGATGAGAAAAGGAAACTCCGGGAATCACCGTACCAGTCATGTTGGGCGTGGAGATGAGCATACCGGCGATTTTAGGGATTATCAGTTTGGCGATTCTTTAGACCGGATCTCGATGACTGAAAGTTTACGGAATGCCCAGATTAATCATGGTATTGGTGATTTTAATATGACGCATGATGATTTGGTGGTGGAAGAAACGCATTACAAATCTCAAATGAGTACCGTGTTAATGATCGATCTTAGTCATAGTATGATCCTGTATGGTGAAGATCGTATCACTCCGGCAAAAAAAGTTGCGATGGCTTTGGCCGAATTAATTACTACACGTTACCCAAAAGATACGTTGGATATTATTGTTTTTGGAAATGATGCCTGGCCGGTTTCTATTGCAGATTTACCCTATTTAAAAGTAGGGCCGTATCATACCAATACGGTGGATGGGTTAAAGCTCGCTATGGATATTTTGCGTAGAAAGCGAAATACCAATAAGCAAATTTTTATGATTACAGATGGTAAACCAAGCTGTATTAGAGAACGCGATGGCAGTTATTATAAAAACAGTATGGGGTTAGATCCATATATTGTTGATAAATGCTATAACATGGCGCAACAGGCACGTAAACTTCAAATCCCTATTACTACATTTATGATTGCACAAGATCCTTATTTAATGCAGTTTATAAGGGAATTTACACAGGCAAATCAGGGAAAAGCATTTTATACCGGACTTCAAGGACTTGGAGAAATGATTTTTGAAGATTACGAAACCAATAGAAAAAAAAGAATTAGAGGCTAA
- the thrA gene encoding bifunctional aspartate kinase/homoserine dehydrogenase I: MNILKFGGSSLASPERIKLVAETVKKHVQQDKTIAVFSAFGGVTNDLLKMAELAAKEDLAYKEILAQNEKRHLDAVKELIPVQNQSGVLSKVKTEFNQLETLYEGVYLLNELSNKTKHVVSSFGEILSSLIIAEYFKSLATDALLIDSRELIVCKNNNEKIQLNYEQTNKSIVQYFKENDASLFVVPGFVAKNEQGVPSTLGRGGSDFTAAIFGGALDVAKVIIYTDVNGMYTANPNVVHQAYPLQNISYQEAMELSHFGAKVLYPPTLQPLLDKGIQIHIKNTFSPEDEGTLISKSSKENFRWVTGITHIDDIKLLNIEGSGMVGIPGFSKRFFETLYQENINVVLITQASSEHSICVAVKGDEAQAAKEALDEAFAVEIDYQKIKPVEIEGNVAIIALVGDRMKSHHGLSGKMFSALGNNNINIRAIAQGSSERNISAVIAKKDINKALNTLHEQFFEVPSKELNLFITGVGNVGSKLLSQLEKQEKYLLEKLRLKVRVLGLSNSRTMVFDENGLDLSKWQELLDAGEKASKHNFFNKVKEFNLRNSIFVDNTASAEISKWYKEYLSNSIAVVTCNKIAAADDLVNYQHLQELSREYGASFLYETNVGAGLPIIDTLKNLIASGDRIHKIQAVLSGSLNFVFNTYDGTAPFYKTVEQAMEEGYTEPDPKIDLSGVDVARKILILARESGLKMELSDIENESFLSEESLNTENNEDFFSLLQEDESKFKAIYEDAAKDGAQLKYVAQLEDGKASVGLQKVDAAHPFYNLSGSDNIVLFFTDRYSVQPLIVKGAGAGADVTASGIFADVIRIGKK; encoded by the coding sequence ATGAATATTCTAAAATTCGGAGGATCTTCTTTGGCCTCTCCGGAGCGAATCAAACTTGTAGCCGAAACTGTAAAAAAGCATGTGCAACAAGATAAAACCATTGCTGTGTTTTCAGCCTTTGGTGGGGTAACCAACGATCTATTAAAAATGGCAGAATTAGCGGCTAAAGAAGATTTAGCCTATAAAGAAATTCTGGCTCAGAACGAGAAAAGACACTTGGATGCGGTAAAAGAATTAATTCCCGTTCAAAATCAAAGCGGAGTTTTAAGCAAGGTGAAAACCGAGTTTAATCAACTGGAAACCTTATACGAAGGTGTTTATTTGCTTAATGAGCTATCCAATAAAACCAAACATGTGGTTTCGAGTTTTGGAGAAATTTTATCCTCTTTAATTATAGCTGAATATTTTAAAAGCCTGGCGACAGATGCGCTTTTAATCGATTCCAGGGAATTAATTGTTTGTAAGAATAATAATGAAAAGATTCAGCTTAATTACGAGCAGACCAATAAAAGCATCGTACAGTATTTCAAAGAAAATGATGCTAGTTTATTTGTAGTTCCAGGTTTTGTCGCTAAAAACGAACAGGGCGTTCCCAGTACCTTGGGAAGAGGCGGTAGTGATTTTACCGCAGCCATCTTTGGTGGTGCTTTAGATGTGGCAAAAGTGATTATTTATACCGATGTGAACGGTATGTACACTGCCAATCCAAATGTGGTACACCAGGCTTATCCACTTCAAAATATATCGTATCAGGAAGCGATGGAATTATCACATTTTGGAGCAAAAGTTCTATATCCGCCAACGCTACAGCCATTGTTAGACAAAGGCATTCAAATTCATATAAAAAATACGTTTTCCCCAGAAGATGAGGGGACGCTAATTTCAAAATCCAGTAAAGAAAATTTTAGATGGGTTACCGGCATTACGCATATAGATGATATTAAACTGCTGAATATCGAGGGTAGTGGTATGGTTGGTATTCCTGGTTTTTCAAAACGATTTTTTGAAACTCTATATCAGGAAAATATCAATGTAGTATTGATCACCCAGGCCTCTTCAGAGCATAGTATTTGTGTTGCCGTAAAGGGTGATGAAGCTCAGGCAGCAAAAGAAGCTTTAGATGAAGCTTTTGCCGTAGAGATCGATTATCAGAAAATAAAACCCGTAGAAATAGAAGGAAATGTAGCGATTATCGCTTTAGTGGGCGATCGTATGAAGAGTCACCACGGCTTAAGCGGTAAAATGTTTAGTGCTCTTGGAAATAACAATATTAACATCAGGGCGATTGCCCAGGGATCTTCAGAGCGTAATATATCGGCGGTGATTGCGAAAAAAGATATTAATAAGGCACTAAATACGTTACATGAGCAGTTTTTTGAAGTGCCGTCTAAAGAACTAAACCTGTTCATTACCGGAGTTGGAAATGTGGGGAGTAAACTTTTGTCGCAATTAGAAAAGCAGGAAAAATACCTTCTTGAAAAATTAAGGCTTAAAGTTCGTGTACTGGGATTATCAAATTCCAGAACGATGGTTTTTGATGAAAACGGACTGGATTTAAGCAAATGGCAAGAATTACTTGATGCCGGTGAAAAAGCCAGTAAGCATAATTTCTTTAATAAGGTAAAAGAATTCAATTTGCGTAACAGTATTTTTGTCGATAACACGGCGAGTGCTGAAATTTCCAAGTGGTATAAAGAATATCTTTCAAATTCTATTGCCGTGGTCACCTGTAACAAAATTGCAGCTGCAGATGATTTAGTGAATTATCAACATTTACAGGAACTTTCGAGGGAATACGGAGCGTCTTTCCTTTACGAAACCAATGTTGGTGCAGGATTACCAATTATAGATACCCTTAAAAACTTAATTGCTTCTGGAGATAGAATTCATAAAATTCAGGCAGTACTTTCAGGGAGTTTAAATTTTGTATTTAATACCTATGATGGAACTGCACCATTCTATAAAACGGTAGAACAGGCTATGGAAGAAGGCTATACTGAACCCGATCCTAAGATCGATTTAAGCGGAGTAGACGTAGCACGTAAGATATTGATCCTTGCTCGCGAAAGCGGACTAAAAATGGAGCTTAGCGATATCGAAAATGAAAGCTTCCTTTCTGAAGAAAGCCTGAATACAGAGAATAATGAAGATTTCTTCAGTTTACTTCAGGAAGACGAAAGTAAGTTTAAAGCAATATACGAAGATGCTGCTAAAGATGGAGCTCAGTTAAAATATGTCGCCCAGTTGGAAGATGGAAAAGCTTCTGTAGGCTTACAAAAAGTGGATGCAGCGCATCCTTTTTACAATCTTAGTGGTAGCGATAATATTGTATTGTTTTTTACAGATCGCTACAGTGTGCAACCATTAATCGTAAAAGGAGCAGGTGCCGGAGCGGATGTTACGGCCTCTGGAATCTTTGCCGATGTTATACGAATAGGTAAAAAATAA
- a CDS encoding magnesium chelatase, producing MNMEKVKTLGELKSSGYKSKNIKDELRDNLIAKIKKKEASFTGIHGYDDTVIPELERAILSKHNINLLGLRGQAKTRLARLMLNLLDEYIPAVKGSEISDDPLNPISRYAKELIAEKGDQTPIIWIHRSERFFEKLATPDVTVADLIGDVDPIKAANLKLSYADDRVIHFGMIPRANRSIFVINELPDLQARIQVALFNILQEGDIQIRGFKLRLPLDMQFVFTANPEDYTNRGSIVTPLKDRIGSQILTHYPETIEIAKTITQQEAKLDSRQTDMVYVPELAKDLLEQIGFEARESEFIDEKSGISARMSITAYENLLSTAERRTLKNGEDKTLLRFGDFMGVIPSVTGKVELVYEGEQEGAAAVATQLLGDAVKTLFPNYFPKIEKLQRPDEKTPYDDLIEWFFEQTGFELPDDLTDEEYKKRLDEVGPLNELIKKYQPEMEKTDTYFLKEFLLWGLVEFKKLSKQRYTKGIQFNDLYGSYISGL from the coding sequence ATGAATATGGAGAAAGTAAAAACCCTGGGAGAACTCAAATCTTCAGGATATAAAAGTAAAAACATCAAAGATGAGCTTCGTGATAATTTAATTGCAAAAATTAAAAAGAAAGAAGCTTCATTCACCGGAATTCATGGGTACGACGATACTGTCATTCCCGAGTTAGAACGTGCGATATTATCTAAACATAACATTAATTTATTAGGATTACGCGGGCAGGCTAAAACAAGATTAGCGCGTTTAATGCTCAATCTTTTGGACGAATACATCCCGGCGGTTAAAGGTTCAGAAATTAGTGACGATCCTTTAAACCCTATTTCGCGATATGCCAAAGAACTCATCGCAGAAAAAGGAGACCAAACACCTATTATCTGGATCCACAGGAGTGAGCGATTTTTTGAAAAGTTGGCCACCCCAGATGTTACGGTAGCCGATTTAATTGGCGATGTAGATCCGATTAAAGCAGCCAATTTAAAATTGAGTTATGCAGATGATCGTGTGATTCATTTTGGAATGATACCACGTGCTAATCGTAGTATTTTTGTAATTAACGAGCTACCCGATTTACAGGCCAGAATTCAGGTGGCATTGTTCAATATTCTTCAGGAGGGCGATATCCAGATTCGCGGCTTTAAGTTAAGGCTGCCTTTAGATATGCAATTTGTATTTACTGCAAACCCTGAAGATTATACCAATCGCGGTAGTATTGTAACACCACTTAAAGACAGGATTGGCTCGCAGATTTTAACACACTATCCTGAAACTATAGAGATCGCCAAGACCATTACTCAGCAAGAAGCTAAGTTAGATTCCAGACAAACCGATATGGTTTATGTGCCAGAACTGGCGAAAGACCTGCTGGAGCAAATTGGTTTTGAAGCTCGAGAGAGTGAATTTATAGATGAGAAGAGCGGAATTAGTGCCAGAATGAGTATCACAGCGTACGAAAATCTTTTGAGTACGGCAGAGCGCAGAACTTTAAAAAATGGGGAAGATAAAACATTGTTGCGATTCGGTGATTTTATGGGCGTAATTCCTTCAGTAACCGGTAAAGTAGAATTGGTTTACGAAGGGGAGCAGGAAGGAGCTGCCGCCGTGGCGACACAATTACTTGGAGATGCGGTAAAAACCTTATTCCCTAATTATTTCCCTAAGATAGAAAAATTGCAACGACCAGATGAGAAAACACCATATGATGACCTGATAGAATGGTTTTTTGAACAAACCGGCTTTGAGCTGCCAGATGATCTTACGGATGAAGAATATAAGAAAAGGCTAGATGAGGTAGGCCCGTTAAATGAATTGATCAAAAAATATCAGCCAGAAATGGAGAAGACCGATACATATTTTCTAAAGGAATTTTTGCTTTGGGGATTAGTGGAATTTAAAAAACTAAGCAAGCAACGATATACAAAAGGGATTCAGTTTAATGATCTCTATGGAAGTTATATTAGCGGATTGTAA
- a CDS encoding S10 family peptidase codes for MKKIFTLICALITFSSFAQQVKVPVDTTVVTNHSVTIKGKNINYSAQTGMQPVWDDQGNPIASLYYTYYKRSDIKNTENRPLVISFNGGPGSASVWMHIAYTGPRILKIDDEGYPVQPYGIKENPYSILDVADIVYVNPVNTGYSRPIPDADGKVDKSKFFGVNQDISYLAEWLNTFVTRENRWLSPKYLIGESYGTTRVSGLALELQNSQWMYLNGVILVSPTELGIDREGPVEIANRLPYFAATAWYHQLLPQELQSKSLTDLLDEVEAYSINELLPVLVKGGYASEAIQNTVAEKMAYYSSIDKKVYLQNNLELPIRTFWKELKREDGFTVGRLDSRYLGIDRKDAGENPDYNAELTSWLHSFTPAINYYLREDLNFKTDLKYFMFGPVHPWDRSRDNSGENLRQAMAQNPNLDVMIQSGYFDGACTYFNAKYSMWQLDPSGKMKDRLSFKGYESGHMMYLRKADLETANEDIREFIKNSLPAAGASAKY; via the coding sequence ATGAAGAAAATTTTTACCCTCATTTGCGCACTTATAACTTTCTCTTCTTTTGCCCAGCAGGTAAAAGTTCCTGTAGATACTACCGTAGTAACCAATCATTCGGTAACCATCAAAGGAAAAAACATCAATTATTCGGCTCAGACCGGGATGCAACCCGTATGGGACGATCAGGGCAATCCTATAGCCAGCCTGTATTACACGTATTATAAAAGAAGTGATATCAAAAATACCGAAAACCGGCCTTTGGTGATTTCTTTTAATGGAGGTCCCGGTTCTGCATCAGTATGGATGCATATTGCGTACACCGGACCAAGAATTTTAAAAATCGATGATGAAGGTTATCCTGTACAGCCCTACGGAATTAAAGAAAATCCATATTCGATTTTAGATGTTGCCGATATTGTCTATGTAAATCCAGTAAATACCGGTTATTCCAGACCAATTCCTGATGCTGATGGTAAGGTTGATAAAAGCAAATTCTTTGGAGTAAATCAAGACATTAGCTACTTGGCTGAATGGCTAAATACTTTTGTTACCCGTGAAAATCGATGGCTCTCACCTAAATATTTAATTGGGGAAAGTTATGGAACGACCAGAGTTAGTGGTTTGGCTTTAGAACTTCAGAACAGCCAGTGGATGTATTTAAACGGTGTTATTTTGGTTTCTCCAACCGAATTGGGAATCGACCGTGAAGGTCCTGTTGAAATCGCAAACCGCTTACCTTATTTCGCAGCTACCGCATGGTATCATCAATTACTTCCGCAAGAATTACAAAGTAAATCTTTAACCGATCTTTTGGATGAAGTTGAAGCCTACAGTATTAACGAATTACTTCCGGTACTGGTAAAAGGCGGATACGCCTCTGAAGCTATTCAAAATACCGTTGCCGAAAAAATGGCATACTATTCCAGTATCGATAAAAAAGTATATCTTCAGAATAATTTAGAATTGCCTATAAGAACTTTCTGGAAAGAACTGAAACGTGAAGATGGCTTTACCGTGGGGCGTTTAGATTCCCGATACTTAGGAATCGATCGTAAGGATGCTGGTGAAAACCCTGATTATAATGCCGAATTAACCTCCTGGCTACATTCCTTTACCCCTGCCATCAATTACTATTTACGGGAAGATCTTAACTTTAAAACTGATCTTAAATACTTTATGTTTGGACCGGTACATCCATGGGATCGAAGTCGCGATAATTCCGGTGAAAATTTAAGACAGGCCATGGCTCAAAATCCTAATCTGGATGTGATGATCCAATCTGGATATTTTGATGGCGCCTGTACTTATTTTAATGCCAAATACTCTATGTGGCAATTAGACCCTAGCGGAAAAATGAAAGACCGACTTTCTTTTAAAGGTTATGAAAGCGGGCATATGATGTACCTGAGAAAAGCTGATCTCGAAACAGCAAACGAAGATATTCGCGAGTTCATTAAAAATAGTTTACCTGCTGCAGGTGCTTCAGCAAAGTACTAA